In a single window of the Syntrophorhabdales bacterium genome:
- a CDS encoding NADH-quinone oxidoreductase subunit C, whose amino-acid sequence MADETKDVRKVTGKLIRQFGDRIVTVEERTGSAIPSVIVDKTKILEVLFFLKTDPECAFDMLTDLFGVDNNKEKPRFELIYFLNSIKHRYRLAVKVGLEDGETVPTASGIWKAAEWFEREIYDMFGIRFEGHPDLRRILLDDEFEGHPLRKDYPLEGPDFDKPFNVELGEEK is encoded by the coding sequence ATGGCAGATGAAACTAAAGATGTTCGAAAAGTAACGGGGAAGCTGATTCGACAGTTCGGCGACAGGATCGTCACCGTTGAAGAACGGACCGGCAGTGCTATCCCCAGTGTCATAGTCGATAAGACGAAGATTCTGGAAGTGCTTTTTTTCCTCAAGACAGATCCCGAGTGCGCCTTCGATATGCTGACGGACCTTTTTGGCGTGGACAACAATAAAGAGAAACCACGTTTCGAGCTGATCTATTTTCTTAACTCGATCAAGCATAGGTACAGACTGGCGGTAAAAGTGGGCCTGGAAGACGGCGAGACGGTTCCCACTGCGTCAGGCATCTGGAAGGCGGCGGAGTGGTTCGAGCGAGAGATCTACGATATGTTCGGTATCCGTTTCGAGGGCCATCCGGACCTGAGGCGGATTCTTCTTGACGATGAGTTTGAGGGACATCCGCTGAGGAAGGATTACCCCTTGGAAGGCCCTGACTTCGACAAACCCT